CGGCCCCCTTGCCGCCGGCGTCGACGACGATGCGGATCGACTGCGGCGTGAGGCGCGCGACCACGTCCGTGGGCCCTTCGACCTGCACGTCGATCGACGACGGGACGACGCGGGGCCTGACGCCCGGACGAAGGCCGACGACCTGCACGGCGACGCCCCGGAGCGTCGTACTGAGCGACCCGCCGCCGAGCGTGACGGAGACGGTGACGCGCGAGACCGACGAGGTGACCCCCGCCGGAATCTGCAGTCCGACCTGCTGCCGGAGGTCGCCTCGCGCCCGGCGCAGGTCGATCGGCGCCGTCGGCACCGCGGAGACGCTCTGCAGCGCGAGCCCGGGGCCCTGCAGGGTGACCGTCGCCGGATCCGTCGAGATACCGGTGACGGCCAGCGGCGGCGGCGGCGTGCCCACGATCGCCGGCACCACGGGCACGACCTTGGCAATCGCGCCTTCCCGCACCGTCAGCTCCGCGGCCACCAACTGCGGATCGATGCTCGGGCCCCGGACCTCCAGCCCGCTCGCATCCACGAGACGGACCTGCAGCGAGGTCGCCACCTGCTGGCGTAGGTTGGTGGTGTCGACCGTCACAATGGCGTGGCGGATCTCTTCGATCTGACTCGCCGCCCCCGTGACGGTGACGTACGCCGGCGTCACGTGCGGGGTCCCGAGCGTCACGCCCTGCGGCAGGCTGCCGATGAGGCTGATCTCGACGGGAAAGCGCCGCGACTGGACGGCGTCGAGCACGACCAGGACTTCCTGCGGCGTCTGCGCGACGGCATGCACCTCCGGCGGGGCGGCGACGACCACCGGCACGCGGTGCTCGCCGGGGCGAAGGCCGCTCAGGTCAACCGACGCGTCGAGCACCGCCGGCGACAGCAGCGCCACCCCCGACCGGGGGCCGGAGACACGCACCTGCACGCGCGACGGCGGCGCCTGCACCAGCACCTCGTTGGGGCTCAGGCCGCGGACGTGCAGCTCGACGTTTATCGTCCGCTCCACCAGCGGGTTCTGGGCGGTCGCAACGTACAGCCAGGCGATGCTCGCCACGGCGACCGACAGGATCGCGTAGAGCAGGCGCTCGCGCGGGTTCACGTCTCCCGTCTCCGCCACAGCGGCATGCGCAGCGACGGCACCCGCACGGCCGGGACGCCCGGCACGTGCAGACCACGTCCCGCGACCGCCGGAAGCCCCACGAGCACGAGGAGACGCGCCTTCAACTCCTCCTCCGTGAGACCCCGGTCGAGCCGGCCTTCCACGGCGAGCGAGATCGTGCCGGTCTCCTCCGACACCACCACGGCGACGGCATCGGTGACCTCTGTCAGGCCGATCGCGGCGCGGTGGCGGGTCCCGAGCGGGCGGATCAGCCCGGGCCGTTCGGT
This DNA window, taken from bacterium, encodes the following:
- a CDS encoding CdaR family protein, whose translation is MNPRERLLYAILSVAVASIAWLYVATAQNPLVERTINVELHVRGLSPNEVLVQAPPSRVQVRVSGPRSGVALLSPAVLDASVDLSGLRPGEHRVPVVVAAPPEVHAVAQTPQEVLVVLDAVQSRRFPVEISLIGSLPQGVTLGTPHVTPAYVTVTGAASQIEEIRHAIVTVDTTNLRQQVATSLQVRLVDASGLEVRGPSIDPQLVAAELTVREGAIAKVVPVVPAIVGTPPPPLAVTGISTDPATVTLQGPGLALQSVSAVPTAPIDLRRARGDLRQQVGLQIPAGVTSSVSRVTVSVTLGGGSLSTTLRGVAVQVVGLRPGVRPRVVPSSIDVQVEGPTDVVARLTPQSIRIVVDAGGKGAGRYQFTPRAQLPQGVRVLSLHPTQVLVILTPS